GATAAAATTTCAGAATACGACTTTAAGCACTTGTAATGTCTTCACTTCAGTGATATCATTAAGATACAATGCTCACATTGTTGATGAAATAAATCATATAATTTTACTTCGCCATATTTTTTAAAATTAATTTTGTGAATATTTTTAATAAATTATGACGTCATGAGCATAAGGAGAGGGAGGTGGATACAATCAAAGTTTATTATCCAGAAGAATTGAGCGGTGTGCTCGACATTCCCCATTCAGAGATAGTGGATCTTTTGGAATCGGGAGAGCTGGGAGGAAAGAAAGTTTTAAATCATTGGAGAATATCGGAAAGAGACATATGCGAATTTTTGGAAAACAAAAATAAAGAAATAAATTATACTGTAGGCTGGAGAGGCTGACCGGCAAAGCAAAATATAATTTTGGCTGATCGGAGTGAGATGTTCTGATGAAATTCTTTACATCGTCAGGCATATATATTATAATAAAATGCGGTGAAAAGTTATATTGCGGGAATGGCTGAGCCCATGGTGGGCTCCACGGACTTCAAATCCGTTGGCGGGTCGGCTGACCGGCCCGCGGTGGGTTCGATTCCCACACATTCCCGCCATTTATATTTTTCAGCAATAACATATTGTCTTATCTGCTTTTGCTCCAACCCCGGATTTCCGGACATTTCTCAAGCTTTATTAACCTTTTTATAAGGGCTGTACTCGCTGTTATTCAAACAGACGGCACACCTTTCATCGAAATTTTCACATGATTTTTTGAGATGACAATTATAATTTCCCAAAACGATCACCTCCATAAATTTTCTAGATACAATATTAACAGTTTTAGAGATAGAAGTAAGTTACATATTTTACTCTCCGAATAATATTGCCTTTAAAGCTGAATGTTTAGTTTGTATTTTGAAAAATAGATCGGGCTGTCGACACAGCATGTTTTATGTTTTCAGGAGGTGTATCGCTTCCCAGGCTGCAGAAATATATTGTAAGATGGGTTAATTCTTCGGACAGAGCGATATATCTTTTTAGTCTTTGCCGTATCTGCTGGCCATCACCTCTATTTAAAAGCCGGGCTGAGATGCCTAATGTTAGATGCATCTTCTGGTCTTTCACATAATCTTTCAAAAGGGAAAGGTCAATCTGGTTGAGGTCAGGGTCCTGAACGCGCAGGTGCTCACCATGAGGAGATACTTCTCTTTTCAACTCCAGAAAATCCTCCAGGTTTTTAACACTCGCTTCCCCCCACCAGTTTACTATTCCGACACCTGATCCCACTTCTTTTTTGAGCAGTTCAACATAGGGCAGCACAAACTCTTCCAGCATTTCGGTGCTCAGATTGGGAGGAGAAGCCA
Above is a genomic segment from Halarsenatibacter silvermanii containing:
- a CDS encoding helix-turn-helix domain-containing protein is translated as MDTIKVYYPEELSGVLDIPHSEIVDLLESGELGGKKVLNHWRISERDICEFLENKNKEINYTVGWRG